The Benincasa hispida cultivar B227 chromosome 9, ASM972705v1, whole genome shotgun sequence genome has a segment encoding these proteins:
- the LOC120087130 gene encoding cucumber peeling cupredoxin-like: MAGGVGFVLGFIAVVFVQHATATVHVVGDTVGWTVPPGNTFYSDWADENTFVVGDSLSFKFPTGAHDVLKVTKESFEACSSDKGIGNVLTTGPATVKLDTAGMHYFICTVGKHCSGGQKLSISVSAASGGAMSPSSLATPTPANSPSSSLPNESGSPTAPAPSSSTAVTATIYVTLSAIVMNLF; encoded by the exons ATGGCAGGAGGAGTTGGTTTTGTTTTGGGTTTCATTGCTGTTGTTTTTGTTCAACATGCCACTGCCACGGTGCACGTCGTCGGCGACACTGTCGGTTGGACGGTTCCGCCGGGCAATACTTTCTATTCTGATTGGGCTGATGAAAACACCTTTGTCGTTGGCGATTCTCTCT CATTTAAGTTCCCAACCGGAGCACATGATGTACTTAAAGTAACAAAAGAATCCTTCGAAGCGTGCAGTTCCGATAAAGGGATCGGAAATGTCCTCACAACGGGCCCTGCGACGGTGAAACTTGACACTGCTGGCATGCATTACTTCATTTGTACCGTTGGTAAACACTGTTCGGGAGGCCAAAAGTTATCCATCTCCGTCTCAGCCGCTTCCGGTGGCGCCATGTCGCCTTCTTCACTGGCAACTCCAACTCCTGCAAATTCACCGTCCTCGTCACTACCTAACGAGAGTGGATCTCCTACAGCTCCGGCGCCATCCTCCTCCACTGCAGTGACGGCAACAATTTATGTCACTTTGTCCGCTATTGTTATGAACCTGTTCTAA
- the LOC120087149 gene encoding cucumber peeling cupredoxin-like — MAGGVGFVLGLIAVVFVHHATATVHVVGDATGWTIPSSTTFYSDWADKNTFAVGDSLSFKFMTGSHDVLKVSKESFEACNIDDGIGNTLTTGPATVKLDTAGVHYFICTVGKHCSGGQKLAVTVSGSATPGGAVAPSPNTTDKPLVTPTPASSPSSSSVENEGGSPAAPAPSSSTAVMATFYVTLSAIVMNMLF, encoded by the exons ATGGCTGGAGGAGTTGGTTTTGTTTTGGGTCTCATTGCTGTTGTTTTTGTTCACCATGCCACCGCAACGGTGCATGTCGTCGGTGACGCCACCGGTTGGACAATTCCGTCGAGCACTACTTTCTATTCCGATTGGGCTGATAAAAACACCTTTGCCGTCGGCGATTCTCTAT CATTTAAGTTCATGACCGGATCACACGATGTACTTAAAGTATCGAAAGAGTCCTTTGAAGCATGCAATATTGATGATGGTATCGGCAATACCCTAACGACAGGGCCTGCAACGGTGAAACTCGACACTGCCGGCGTACATTACTTCATTTGTACCGTTGGTAAGCATTGTTCGGGAGGTCAAAAGTTAGCTGTCACCGTCTCCGGCTCCGCCACTCCTGGTGGTGCCGTGGCACCTTCTCCAAACACTACTGATAAGCCACTGGTAACTCCAACTCCTGCGAGCTCGCCATCATCGTCCTCAGTAGAGAACGAGGGTGGATCTCCTGCAGCTCCGGCGCCTTCCTCCTCCACTGCAGTGATGGCAACTTTTTATGTCACTTTGTCCGCCATTGTTATGAACATGTTGTTCTAA